DNA from Deinococcus radiopugnans ATCC 19172:
GGGTATACTGACGCGCCCTGACAGTTCCGCTGCGGGCCGCCCGCACGGAGACCCTGCCCCCATGACCACAGACCTGCCCACCCCCACCAGCGACCCCATCGGCCCTTCGCCCGCCCCCAGCGCCCCGCTGTACTCGCCCGCACGGGTGCGTCAGCTGCTGACCCAGCACGGGCTGAGACCCACCAAGAGCCTGGGGCAGAACTTCCTGATCGACGGCAACATCCTGCGTGCCATCGCGGAGGCGGGCCTGAGCGGCGGCCCGGCCCAGGGCACCCCGGTGCTGGAAATCGGCCCCGGCCTGGGTGTGCTGACCCGCGAGATCGCCACGCGCGGCGCGCAGGTCACGGCCCTGGAGAAAGACGAGAAGCTGCGCCCGGTGCTGGCCGAGACGCTGGCCGGGCTGGACGTGCAGGTGGTGTGGGGCGACGCGCTGGACTTCGACTACGCCTCGCTGCCGCCGGGGACGCGGGTGGTCGCCAACCTGCCGTACTACATCACCGGCGTGCTGCTGTCGCGCTTCATGCACGCGCCGGCCATCGTGTCGGCCACCGTGCTGGTGCAAAAGGAGGTGGGGCAGCGGCTGGCCTCGAAGCCGGGCGACGATAACTACGGCTTTCTGAGCGCACTGGCCGCGCTGTACGGCAGCGTCAGGCATGTCCGCGACGTGCCGAAAGGGGCGTTTTTCCCGGCTCCGGACGTGACCAGCAGCGTGATCCGGCTGGATTTTGACCGCTCCGCTCCGCTGCCCCCCCGTGAGCTGCTGAAATTCATCGAATCGGCCCTGGGCCACCGCCGCAAGACCCTGCGCAACAACCTGCGGATGATCGGGCATCAGGGGGCGGCCATCGACGCGGCGCTCGAGGCCCTGGGTCTGCGCCCCGACGTGCGCGCCGAGGACGTGCCGCTGGACACCCTGCGGGACCTGGCCGGGCGGCTGGGCGTGCTAGGGTAACGTCAACGAATTTGTGTCCGCAAGACCTTGGTCTGACCGTTTCGCTCACGGGGCTGCCCGTCCCGGTTGTGCCGGCTTTTCAGTGACGTTGCCCGCGCGACATCACGTTCTCAACACGGGGCCTGCCCCGGAGGTTTTCCCTTGAAGTTCTACGTAATCGGCGACGTGACCGTTGACCACCTGTACCACCTGAACAAACTGCCCCGGCCCGGCGAGGAAGTGACGCCCCAGCGCGCCAGCATGAAACCCGGCGGCGCGGGCGGCACCATCGCCGTCACACTCGCCCGGCTGGGCCACACCGTGACGCTGGCGGCCTGCGTGGGCGACGATCCCTTTGCCGACTACGCCCTGAGCCGCGTGCGCGAGAGCGGCGTGAGCGAGGCGGCCATCCAGCGCAGCGCAACCCACCTGACCAGCACCATCACCCTGATGCAGACCGCCGACGGCCAGCGCACCATGATCAGCGACGGCGCGGCCAACCGCCAGCTGGACCCGGCCAAACTGAAGAAAAAAGACGTGGAGGCGTGCGACGCCCTGATCGTCAACGCCTACGGCCTGATCGAGGGGCCGCAGCGCGAGTTCACCCTGCAGGCCATCGAGTACGCCCGCAGCGCCAAAAAACCCGTACCGGTCTTTATCGATCTGGGCACCGGCGCGGTCAACAAGGTGGGCACCGGCCTGCGCGACGAGGCGCTGCGCTCGGATTACCTGACCCTCAACCAGCATGAGCTTCAGGCGCTGACCAGCACGCGCTCGATCAGCGCGGCCCTCAAGCAGCTGGGCGAGGCCGGGGCGCAGCGGGTGGTGGTCAAGGTGGGCAAGATGGGCAGCATCATCTGGACCCCCACCGAGACCGAACTGGTGGACGCCGTGCCGCCGCCCGGCGCGGTGGTGGTGGATTCCACCGGCGCGGGCGACACCTTCACCGCCACCTTCGCCCACGCGGTGCTGTCGGGGGCCAGCATGGCCGAGAGTGCCCGCGCCGCCAACGCCGCCGGTGCGCTGGCCGCCACCGGATTCGGCGCGCAGGAACATCCCATCACCGCCGCCGATCTGGCGGTCGCGGTTCCCAAAGTCAAGAAGAAGTAAGCCCCCCTGCGTGGGAGGCAAAAGAGTGACCGGGGCGAAAACTGCCCCGGTCACCCCATTTTTGTATCGCGCCGTGGGGCTCAGGCCCGCAGTGCAGGTGGGTCCGGCAACACGCGGGTAATGTACGGCTTCCAGCTTCCGAGCGGCTGGTTGCGCGGAATCGGCTGCCCGGCGTCGTTGACGTACACCATGCGGAAGCGCCAGCGCTTGACCTCCAGTTCGCCGGCCTCGCGGTAGTGCAGTTCCACGTCCAGGTTGGTGGCGGCAGGATCGGTGTCGCGGGCGGCCAGCAGATTGAAGCCGGTCAGCTTCTGGGGGCCGTACAGTTCCCTGGTGGCCTTGACCGTCTGCTTTTTCGGCGGCGTGCCGTGCGCGGGCAGCAGCCGCGACATGCTGGAATAGTCCCGCTTCTGCCAGCAGGACAGGAATTCGGTCAGTGCCTGTTGCGGAGTGGGAGTATTCATACGGCCATTGTCGCAAATCTGGCCCCAGGCTGCCTTGAGCCTTCTGGCGGATTCGGGGGGATGGGCATGATGGCGGATGGCAGTCTGCCGGCCCTTACAGTGCGGAGATGCTCCGTCCTCTTGACCTGACCACCTGGCCGCGCCGCCAGATTGACCAGCACTTCCGTCAAAATCCCTGCGCCTTCAACGTCACCGTTCCTGTAGACGTGACGGCGTTTAAAAGCCGTGTGCAGGAGGCGGGAAGGCCTTTCGTCCCCGTCCTGATCTACGTGATCTGCACGGTGGTCAATCGCCTGCCCGCGCTGCGAATGGGATTGAGCGATGATGGTCAGCCC
Protein-coding regions in this window:
- the rsmA gene encoding 16S rRNA (adenine(1518)-N(6)/adenine(1519)-N(6))-dimethyltransferase RsmA; amino-acid sequence: MTTDLPTPTSDPIGPSPAPSAPLYSPARVRQLLTQHGLRPTKSLGQNFLIDGNILRAIAEAGLSGGPAQGTPVLEIGPGLGVLTREIATRGAQVTALEKDEKLRPVLAETLAGLDVQVVWGDALDFDYASLPPGTRVVANLPYYITGVLLSRFMHAPAIVSATVLVQKEVGQRLASKPGDDNYGFLSALAALYGSVRHVRDVPKGAFFPAPDVTSSVIRLDFDRSAPLPPRELLKFIESALGHRRKTLRNNLRMIGHQGAAIDAALEALGLRPDVRAEDVPLDTLRDLAGRLGVLG
- a CDS encoding carbohydrate kinase family protein, yielding MKFYVIGDVTVDHLYHLNKLPRPGEEVTPQRASMKPGGAGGTIAVTLARLGHTVTLAACVGDDPFADYALSRVRESGVSEAAIQRSATHLTSTITLMQTADGQRTMISDGAANRQLDPAKLKKKDVEACDALIVNAYGLIEGPQREFTLQAIEYARSAKKPVPVFIDLGTGAVNKVGTGLRDEALRSDYLTLNQHELQALTSTRSISAALKQLGEAGAQRVVVKVGKMGSIIWTPTETELVDAVPPPGAVVVDSTGAGDTFTATFAHAVLSGASMAESARAANAAGALAATGFGAQEHPITAADLAVAVPKVKKK